In Colletotrichum destructivum chromosome 1, complete sequence, the sequence GTGCCTTGATTTTTGACGACACCCGGCGCATCGGTTGGGGTTTCCACGCTAGACAGCAAGCTACTAAGATAGCTCTCTGAATGCCCTGATCTGCGTGCTAGACTGGGTTTTATGTGAGCACTGGAAAGATGCCGATGCATCAGATTAGGCAATTTACATGAGGACTAACCCAGAGTCTTTGTAGACGGACGGTACGCACTATTGAGTTGCTCTTGTTAGCTATAAAGACATGATCGGGGTAGACAGATCGACAGTGATTAGAGAATGGATGACTGTGACTCCATCATGTACACACTGTTTCAAGCCAGCACTTCCAGTCCTCGGATGTTTTATGTGACCATAACACCAGACCCTAATAACATGTGGTCAGTATTGAGATTGTCCACAGGGAGATGCGTGACGAACGCAATCGCTGGTCAACAGCCTCACGACTGTTGTGTCTTGGGCCCCGTAGCGGAACACATTCTCGAAGTCTGCATCGCTGAAGCTTCCATTGTCAAGAGGCCAGTCCATGGCGTGCCGCGTGCTAAACCTGAACTGAGGACACCTTTGCTTCTCGAACAATGTTCAAGCAGTCAGCTTCGGATTCGGAAGATAGAATCTCAAGGGGTTTTCCCCTCGATGTGGCGTTATACACTATGGTGTACTAATATGAAATGGCTGCTGGCAACCACACCGCTTCTGGTGTGTGGGTGGACGTTACACTACATGTCCACATGAGCATCTAAGCCAACCATCTCATCGTTGGGCAGCATATGTAGTTGCCTGGCCTAACCCTTTCCAGTAGAGCCTGCCTCAGTACATTGCTGACTTGTTGCCACAACTTGAAGTTGTTTCCAAGCCTGGCGAACCATCTTCGGGTTCGCCTTGATTACAAGACGGCTATGCATCGGTTCACGGCATCTTACCAAGCCGTGGCCGAATACCTCGAGTGCGCCCACAGAGAAGCCCACCATGGGAAACAATTATGTGCTTAGATCTCCTGACCTCCTGTTCTCTGCCTCGTTGCCTGGTGATTCGGCTTTCCCAAGCCAAGACGAACGCCCTGATTATTCCCAAAACGTAGAACAATCGTCCGAGACAGGTCGTCTGTGTTATGTGAAAGCCGACCAGGTCCTGTGGCCCCGTGGTAACAGTGAGGCTGCATGCATGGTGCCATGGAAAACTCGGTGCGTCCGACAGGGAGTTTGGCTTACCGAAGACCTACCTCACTGTGCCACAATGGTCTTGAGTAATCATATTTTAGTCGAGTACGTAGGTGTAATGAGGCGAACCATCCATCTTACTTTCCGTTCTTCACAGCCTGCTTTAGCTCCCTTTCGCAACTTTGAATCATCTAAGCAATCACTCACACCTTCCGCGCCAACAAAGTGATTCTTAGCAGTACCCGTCACCGAGCAGGGCGGGATCATGGCTACTGAAGTATTTCGAGGAAGATACACCGACGAAAACGTCATTCTGGTGCAGTTAAGGACCATATTTCCGCAGGAAAGATTAAGGATTACTGTAAGAGGGTTCCATCCATCTTCCGTTTTCATTCATCTTTGAAGATGAACATCGTCAGGGGTTGACCATGTACTGAAAAAATTCTTGTAGTCCGAACGCGGCCGCTTCTTTTGTACAATCCCAAGGAAATTGACACAGGTGCGGCTTTTAGAAAGGCCCCAGTAGATATGACAGAACACTGATCTGAGAAAAGACTGAGCGCAGCAAAGTCATGGAGGCAATCGAGATGGATCATTACGCAGAGGGGAATTGACATGTGCCGTGACCAAAACTGCATCTCTCGGAGTTCCTTGAAACGAGGTGTTCGATCTTTCGTGATATGGCGAAAAACGTTGAGGGCTGGGACGAAGACTCGGTTAACTAAAATCCAGAAACCGTCGAATAGGAAGGAAACTTTGACGAAATACGAGGAATAGATGCGTCCCGTACCAGATCATCCCCTGAATGTTGAAGTTTCGCCTCTGTACAGGTCAAAGTTGCGATAGCGTTGGTCCTCGGCAATATACCTCTTGGCCGTCGTGTTAAGGTCGGCTCGAACAGGCGGACGCGGCTTGACCTTTGTGTTTCTTGGGCATGGACGAACGCAGTAATCCGAGTTTTCGCATTTCTTCTTGATGGCTCGTAACTTTTCCTTGAGCTCGTTGGACCGTATTCTGTAAACGCCATCCGATCGAACAAGTATCATTCTCTCGTGAATCAACTTCAACATGTCGTGAACATACTCGGTGCACGTCGGATGTGCGTGAAGTCGCTCGAGTTCCTAAGCGCCATTAGTGCAACTCTATTCGAATGGAAACTGGCGAGCTCGCCCACCTTCGTCACAACATCTTTGACTTTGAATGCAtacccctcctcctcgggtACTCGAACAATCTCGAAGTAGACGCATGTCTGGGCGCCGTTGATGTAAGGCGAGAACCGCCGCTCGCGAAAATCCTTGTATCCTTTCCACCCATCTAGTATCCATACCATGAATTCAAGAAAAAGGCAACCTAGAGTCCAGATGTCAAAGTCGCGGGACACATATCCATCTCTACCATCGATGTCGCACTCGGGTGGCCGGTAGTTGGGCGTCATTGGGATTTGCTCTCCTGGTCTGTTGGACCGACTCTGGTCACCGTGGGTTTTTGTCAAACCAAGGTCAGAAAGGACAAGAGTTCCCCGACCGTTTCCTTTGAAGCAGAGGATATTTTCCGGCTTGATGTCCCCATGCCTTCCATAGAGGCGCTTCTCTCCAGCGAAGAGGTTTGGGTCATGGATGAACTTCAACGCATCTGCCATGCCGGCCAGCTGCTCAGCTACCCACTTGAAGAATTGGTGGTCTTTCTGCTGGgtttcttccttctcccaATAAGTGAGCAAGTCGTATTCTGCCCAGGGAAACAAAAGGAAATAATCAGTGCGGTCGGATTTCTGATGAATGACAGTGCAGAGAAGGGTGACAATGTGGTGATGACGGCCCCCAAAGCGTTCGAGCTCCGAAACTTCTCCGCGAAACACCCTTTCATCCGATGTGTGAAGCCGCTTGAGAGCGAAAAGACTCGGAGGCGCCGAGATCTAAAATATAAATGAAAAAAAAGTCAGAGAGACCATCAAACTCATCGACATGCAGAATTTCATGTTCAAGTCTCTCACCTGCTGTAGGTCGGCGTGAAAGCCGTGTTGCCAGGCATGGATAACAATCTTGTGGACTTCTCCATAGCCTCCGGATAACGTTTGTAACGGGGAAGTTGAGCGTAGGATTTTCCAAGGCGGGACACTGTCGAGGTCAAATCTATGGTGAGAAACTTGGCCCGGCTGCCGAGACTTTTCAAGAAATGGGGCAAGGACTTTGGGTCGGTAGTGGTAGAAGGTTGACACCTCTCCTCTTTTCCAGTCATTGAGGAGTGGGTCAAGCAAAGCTGTCTGGTGAAGCTTTTGATCGTCAATTTTCCTGTCCAGAAAGCGCTTTAGGCAGCTTGTCTTATTGATGAAAATGAGTATGATGAGAACTCGGCGGTATGTTGTTCTAGGGCTCGCTGTCGTACCCATAACACGTTCAGTCCAATATGAAGTGGCTGAGGACGAACTGCGAGGCCCTCCGCGTATCTCGTCCGGAAGGATTCCTTGCGTAACAAGTTGCTTGACGACATTGTATACTGCATCCTTGTCGAGAAGGTGATCAATGAGCTTTGGAGGCCAAAACTCTTGCTGTCCCACACGCCTGGGGTCACAATTAACTGCGTGTTTCCAGAATCTGTCTTCGATTTGTTCTGCAGCAGATTGGGCACTGATGGCGGACAACGGAGGAAGCTCAGGGTTCGCCCAATCTTCTCCTACCGGCTCATGAAAATCAATATCGGGCGAGTCGTTAAGCCGAAGTTCTGGGAGGGGAAGCTCGTTTGCCATAGTTCTGCGCCTTCGTTTGATGGGAATTAATATGACGTTGATTCTAGATGTGGGTGTGAATGTCAACACTGTGGAAGATGTCGCACATTTCACAATAAATGAAGCGACGATTGGGCAGCCCAATGTATTATAGAATCGACATTCTTAGATCCAGTGATAGAAAAGCAGTGACTGATGAGATCAAGGAGATGTTCATTCCGGACCTGGTGTGCTGGCATGAAGAGGGAGCCTCGTTCGGGACACCACCTCTTATGCAGCTGCAGCCACGGACAGTCCAAGGCATCCCTAGGCAACCAAACAGGGTCAATGAACCCCTCACCGGTCCCGCTGCGCCTCTCTCGCTTTTTTTGGAGATTATCAGAAAGCTGCAGGTTACTGAGTTGATTGTTTCCAAGACAGTTGCTATTGGTTATGAGTGCATCTTGATCGCACCTTTGAGAGTTGGAAGATGGTGTTCTCATCCAGATAATGCATGTCATGGTTCGGGGCACCAGCGTGCAGGCAATGCAAAATTGCAGCCTGCCTGAAATTAGGAAAGATGATGCGAGGATTCACCATTGCTGTTGTGATGGAAAAAATGCAGTATGGCTACCTCTTGATTGTGGCGGTCTTTCTTGCACAGAGATGTTATCTGTCAGAAACGTCAAGCTGTCCGCAAGACATTTTATAGAAGCAAGAAACCTGCAAATATTCTAAAATAATTCATACGCAGCATATGAAAGAGGGCGAAGAAAATCGATACCCATAGTCAAACGGTTACTCAATAATCCGGCAGACAGTGAGAATtcccaagaagaagctcctGTTATTTGCGACCTGACTTTCTGTCACTAGAGAACCTTTCCACTGAGACATTCTCGGACCTCGGGGTTATCCTTATCATGTTAGCCATAGTCTGAAGATGACTTGTAGTTTTTCTTACTAGATTCAGAGGTGTTTGTTCATCTCGCGCTTTAATACAATATAAACTTTGTCGTGTCTGTAAACAGTCAGCTGGTGTTTTCATGATGAAATTGTTATACCATCTAGGCATTGAAGAAATACTATACCTCAATTTCAAATTTCCCCTCACCATAGAGTTTGGTCAGGAGGGTGGAAAGACTGCCTGGGCTCTTGACTAGATTGCAATGAATGAACTGCCATCCACTTTCTTCGCTTTCAGCAGTAGCAATGGAATTCATTGATTGTCGTGACTCGTCGATCGATGAAAAACTGGAAGTTTCGGCTACTAAGGTTTGCGTTTCCTGGTACAAGCTCAATTCAGGATCGGTTTGACAGTGCCTGTTACAGAGGAAGAGTCGTAGAGAGGGCAAACAAACGAAGAATGGGCAATGCTGTGCCTGTGACAGAGGAGGAGTTGCCGAGAGGGCAAACAAGCGAGGAGTGACAAATGCTGTGTAGGTGGATTAGCCTATTTTACAGCAGAAATAATCAATATATGATGAGGATAGATTCTTCTTATAACACTGATTGTCAAATTCACAAGGCGAGTGTGTGAGTGACTACATGTCCACAAGACTGCTGAAGTGGAAGAATGAATCCTTTCAGAGCTATTCTTAGCCAAGCTGAGGCTCGAGGAACTACTGGACGGCCAACAAGACGCCTCCCACATTCAAGGCATTGCGTTATTCTACTTCCCACAATTGGGTGCCTTGCCTACCGAACGCCCTGGCTGATGGGGTAACTTGAAAGGTACGATGCCCTTATTGCTTTAGCGCAAGTCTGCCTATCTACGTGCATGTATCTGAGACCTACGCCACCCCCAGCCGAGTTAGTACCACCCACCAACTATTGGATGCCCAGAGTTCGGTGTGAGAATTCATGGGGGTATTGGGGACCACTCGACAGCCCCTTTCGATATTGGGTCACTAGCCAAGTCCATCATCTCAGGCGTTCTTTCGAGGGAGCCTGATCTTTTTTGGTGTCATTTTGAGAACACTCAAGGAGGCTGTGCCATATTGGATCCCGCCATGGACAAATGCATCTCATATTCCCTAATCTCCAGAACCTATGATATATGATCCTCGCGGCAATGCTATAGGCAGAGCAGGTTACAACACTTCGAGGTAAAGTGTTTATATGAGTACCTACTTTTACGTGACTCTCTTTGAGCAATCACTGGAAGCCACATCGACAACCCCCGAGACCGCCACTTCCATTGCATTGTACTTTGTCTCCAGGTTGTTTCACCAGAGTCCAGTGACACTATGAGTTTTCGTGAAGATGGTCTGAAACACAGTGTGCCCATCCTATTGGAGCCCCAGGTATTTAGAACCTTCCGAGTTAGTCTTGATAATTGATTCGGTTCAAGCTGCCCTGTTTTACATGGCTGGTGGTTAATGTTGAGCTAACTGGGGAAGGATTTGAAGCTACCCGAAGAACGGCCCAACTCATCGCCGGGCACGCCCACCGCGTGGAATACGAACCATAATGTATCACGGCAAGACATCCATGGTCCCTTGGCCCCAGACCAGAACTCGAATCACTTATCGCCTGGTGAAAGCCGTACAAGCGCTGGCAGAGCTAGgttcgacgacgaagtcAGTGTTCACACAAGAAGAGACCGTGGATATAAGGCCGCAGCATGGCGGTTGCAACAGGAGACGCCCGATTCCAGTGTGCCTCCCAACTTGGCGAAAGCAGAAGACAACCTTGTCGGCATTGGTTCCATTTTTAACCCTCAGAGCCAACATAGACCTACTTCTGGGTCTTCTTTTATTGAAGTCATGGCGAACTGCATTGAGGCATCTCTAGTCGCGTATGCTGGCAAGCCAGGAGCGGCGAAGTGGCTGCCTGTGAATAAGCTATTGGAAATTACCAACGAAGAAGACGTTCACCGAGCGTTGTCAGAAGCTTGCAAAGGTAGGGGACTCGCAGAAACTATCCTACGAGAATACGCTGCAAAAGTCTGCGGCCGGCTCAGCTATACTGACCGCGCTGGGCAACCGACTTCGTCGCTTGGTTCGAGGAGCATGTTTGCTATATTGGTGATGATCAACAAAGTTGACGAGATCATGTGCTTCATTGATCATGGATTCACGGACGAAAACCTACCGCTGGTTCCATATGGCGAAAATGATTTCCCTGCCTACCCCGGCGGATTGAACCCTGGCGAAGTACAATGCTTCGACTTGGGAAAGACCTGGGACCGTCTACAGTGGCGTACGTTCCTGAGTTATCAAAGTACAATGCGGTCTCCGTTTTTTGAGTTGCGACAAAGCGAAAAGAGACTACCGCATTACGAACTGGACCGAAGCACGGTTCTTCCCTTTATCAACGATCACGGCACACGAGAGACTACACACGGTGGTTTCAGCATGGTGAGACGGATACAAATCCACTCGGCGCATCACGACGAGGTATCGTACCCACCCGAAGAATGGTGTTGCCTAGCATTTGAGCATGTCGTCTAATGATGCAACAGGATTGCTCTTCAGGGGATCCTTCTTTTGCGGTCAAAGAG encodes:
- a CDS encoding Putative protein kinase yields the protein MANELPLPELRLNDSPDIDFHEPVGEDWANPELPPLSAISAQSAAEQIEDRFWKHAVNCDPRRVGQQEFWPPKLIDHLLDKDAVYNVVKQLVTQGILPDEIRGGPRSSSSATSYWTERVMGTTASPRTTYRRVLIILIFINKTSCLKRFLDRKIDDQKLHQTALLDPLLNDWKRGEVSTFYHYRPKVLAPFLEKSRQPGQVSHHRFDLDSVPPWKILRSTSPLQTLSGGYGEVHKIVIHAWQHGFHADLQQISAPPSLFALKRLHTSDERVFRGEVSELERFGGRHHHIVTLLCTVIHQKSDRTDYFLLFPWAEYDLLTYWEKEETQQKDHQFFKWVAEQLAGMADALKFIHDPNLFAGEKRLYGRHGDIKPENILCFKGNGRGTLVLSDLGLTKTHGDQSRSNRPGEQIPMTPNYRPPECDIDGRDGYVSRDFDIWTLGCLFLEFMVWILDGWKGYKDFRERRFSPYINGAQTCVYFEIVRVPEEEGYAFKVKDVVTKELERLHAHPTCTEYVHDMLKLIHERMILVRSDGVYRIRSNELKEKLRAIKKKCENSDYCVRPCPRNTKVKPRPPVRADLNTTAKRYIAEDQRYRNFDLYRGETSTFRG